One part of the Vicia villosa cultivar HV-30 ecotype Madison, WI linkage group LG6, Vvil1.0, whole genome shotgun sequence genome encodes these proteins:
- the LOC131612926 gene encoding cytochrome b561 and DOMON domain-containing protein At3g61750 isoform X1 has product MANLSSLAQLWPFFVRICILSLVFNFKIIALGDDNDGSSGDFTSSSETRCKNTNFQIFLPPPYQNISSTICKPVWHTYELRYTKNDDTTTIILSAPYTVGWVGIGFSRDGKMVGSSAMVGWINKKGHAKIKQYYLRGNKSSEVIVNKGELPLNTVPAAVATNGAEIYLAFQLQTTVPFGKQPILLAFSTKHPHEHHLSKHDDETSIIFDFTSSSSDSKDSSSNDLVQMRKNHGIVGVIGWGLILPVGAIVARYFKHKEPIWFYLHSIFQFVGFVFGLVTVLLGLQLHSKMHVHIPAHKGIGIFVLVLSILQVLAFFLRPNRDSKFRKIWNLYHGWFGRMALFFAALNIVLGMQAAGAGNNWKTSYGFLVGIILVAVIVLEVLAYLKRSEKRSLPPNFQMDPLEETFPSNNLPKG; this is encoded by the exons ATGGCAAACCTAAGTTCTTTAGCTCAGCTATGGCCTTTTTTTGTCAGAATATGTATTCTAAGTCTTGTCTTCAACTTCAAGATCATTGCATTAGGAGATGATAATGATGGAAGTAGTGGTGATTTTACATCATCATCAGAAACTAGATGCAAGaatacaaattttcaaattttcctcCCTCCACCTTATCAGAATATTTCATCTACAATATGCAAACCTGTTTGGCATACATATGAATTGAGG TACACAAAAAATGATGATACTACAACAATCATATTATCAGCACCCTACACGGTTGGGTGGGTAGGGATTGGATTTTCAAGAGATGGTAAAATGGTAGGTTCAAGTGCAATGGTGGGATGGATTAATAAAAAGGGCCATGCGAAAATCAAGCAGTATTATCTAAGAGGTAACAAATCATCAGAAGTCATTGTAAACAAAGGTGAACTGCCTCTAAATACTGTGCCTGCTGCTGTGGCAACAAATGGAGCAGAAATCTATTTGGCATTTCAGCTTCAAACAACAGTTCCATTCGGGAAGCAACCGATTCTATTGGCTTTTAGTACTAAGCATCCACACGAACACCATCTGTCAAAACACGATGACGAAACATCGATCATATTCGATTTTACTTCATCTTCTTCAG ATTCTAAGGATTCTTCATCCAATGATTTGGTTCAGATGAGAAAGAACCATGGAATAGTTGGTGTAATAGGGTGGGGTTTGATCCTTCCTGTAGGGGCTATTGTTGCTAGATACTTCAAACACAAGGAACCAATTTGGTTCTATCTACATTCAATTTTTCAATTTGTTGGATTTGTATTTGGTCTTGTCACTGTCCTTCTTGGATTACAACTACATTCCAAAATGCATGTTCATATACCGGCTCACAAAGGAATTGGCATTTTTGTCCTTGTGCTTAGCATTCTTCAG GTATTAGCATTTTTCTTGAGACCAAATAGGGATTCCAAGTTTCGCAAAATTTGGAATTTGTACCATGGTTGGTTTGGAAGAATGGCATTATTCTTTGCAGCCTTGAACATAGTTTTGGGAATGCAAGCTGCAGGAGCAGGGAATAATTGGAAAACAAGCTATGGATTCCTTGTTGGAATCATACTTGTCGCAGTTATCGTTCTAGAAGTATTGGCCTATTTGAAAAGATCAGAGAAACGTTCTCTTCCTCCGAATTTCCAAATGGACCCTCTTGAAGAAACCTTTCCAAGTAATAATCTACCAAAAG GGTGA
- the LOC131612927 gene encoding uncharacterized protein LOC131612927: MTSSIGLSLIQFRLTIMDSTSSSSLNEFCYLQNGGGLEVALMENAASFLAPLASNKTFVSAIFALFVTQSTKVFFHYFEERRWNFRLMFSPQGIPSSRSAMCSALTTSVALSHGVAYPLFPISLGFSLIVMSDSVSVTRQVGYQALVLNKLLLEVSGGVPILDEDLEEDVGHTVPQVLTSALLGSTVAILCSLTFVFLRR, encoded by the exons ATGACCTCATCAATTGGCCTTTCACTCATCCAATTTAGGCTAACTATCATGGAttccacttcttcttcttctctcaatgAGTTCTGTTACTTGCAAAACGGAGGAGGCTTAGAAGTTGCTTTAATGGAGAATGCTGCTTCTTTTCTAGCTCCACTGGCTTCCAACAAAACCTTTGTTTCTGCTATCTTTGCCTTGTTTGTCACGCAATCCACCAAAGTTTTCTTTCATTACTTTGAGGAGAGGCGTTGGAATTTCAGACTCATGTTTTCTCCTCAAGGAATTCCTTCTAGTCGCTCCGCAATGTGTTCTGCACTCACCACTTCCGTTGCTCTCTCTCATGGCGTTGCCTATCCACTCTTTCCCATTTCTTTGGGATTCAGTCTCATTGTCATGTCTGATTCTGTTTCTGTTACAAGACAGGTTGGCTACCAAGCTTTG GTGCTTAATAAGCTTCTTCTTGAAGTGTCTGGAGGGGTTCCAATTCTTGATGAGGACCTTGAAGAAGATGTTGGTCACACCGTACCTCAAGTCTTAACTAGTGCACTGCTTGGTTCTACAGTTGCCATTTTATGCTCTTTAACTTTCGTGTTTCTGAGGCGTTAG
- the LOC131615104 gene encoding uncharacterized protein LOC131615104, with the protein MDSSLRSSSSSSSNSTSSSSSLMVSSPLALTIKNLLPSNENSQEFCYLQNGGGLGMAALMENADSFLDTLPSSPTFLSAIFALFLSQSTKVFFNFFKEGKWNFKLMFASQGMLSTRSALCSALTTSVALSHGVAYPLFPVSLGFTLIVMSDAVSVTRQIGYQAQVLSTLLHELSGGFPVFGERLKEDQGHTLPQVLTGALLGSTVAVLCSLGFMLLRR; encoded by the exons ATGGATTCTTCTCTTCGATcttcatcctcatcctcctccaactccacttcttcttcttcttctctgatGGTTTCTTCCCCTTTAGCACTAACCATCAAAAACCTGCTACCTTCCAATGAAAACAGTCAAGAATTCTGTTACTTGCAAAACGGTGGAGGCTTAGGAATGGCGGCTTTGATGGAGAATGCTGATTCTTTTCTTGATACATTGCCTTCCAGCCCCACCTTTCTTTCTGCTATCTTTGCCTTGTTTCTCTCACAATCAACCAaagttttctttaatttctttaaGGAGGGGAAATGGAATTTCAAACTCATGTTTGCTTCTCAAGGAATGCTTTCTACTCGCTCCGCACTATGTTCGGCTCTCACCACCTCTGTTGCTCTCTCTCATGGCGTTGCCTATCCACTCTTTCCCGTTTCTTTGGGATTCACTCTCATTGTCATGTCTGATGCTGTTTCTGTTACAAGACAGATTGGCTACCAAGCTCAG GTGCTTAGTACGCTTCTTCATGAATTGTCTGGAGGGTTTCCAGTTTTTGGTGAGAGGCTAAAAGAAGATCAAGGTCACACCCTTCCTCAAGTCTTGACTGGTGCACTGCTTGGTTCTACAGTTGCCGTTTTATGCTCTCTAGGTTTCATGCTTCTGCGCCGTTAG
- the LOC131612926 gene encoding cytochrome b561 and DOMON domain-containing protein At3g61750 isoform X2, which translates to MANLSSLAQLWPFFVRICILSLVFNFKIIALGDDNDGSSGDFTSSSETRCKNTNFQIFLPPPYQNISSTICKPVWHTYELRYTKNDDTTTIILSAPYTVGWVGIGFSRDGKMVGSSAMVGWINKKGHAKIKQYYLRGNKSSEVIVNKGELPLNTVPAAVATNGAEIYLAFQLQTTVPFGKQPILLAFSTKHPHEHHLSKHDDETSIIFDFTSSSSDSKDSSSNDLVQMRKNHGIVGVIGWGLILPVGAIVARYFKHKEPIWFYLHSIFQFVGFVFGLVTVLLGLQLHSKMHVHIPAHKGIGIFVLVLSILQVLAFFLRPNRDSKFRKIWNLYHGWFGRMALFFAALNIVLGMQAAGAGNNWKTSYGFLVGIILVAVIVLEVLAYLKRSEKRSLPPNFQMDPLEETFPR; encoded by the exons ATGGCAAACCTAAGTTCTTTAGCTCAGCTATGGCCTTTTTTTGTCAGAATATGTATTCTAAGTCTTGTCTTCAACTTCAAGATCATTGCATTAGGAGATGATAATGATGGAAGTAGTGGTGATTTTACATCATCATCAGAAACTAGATGCAAGaatacaaattttcaaattttcctcCCTCCACCTTATCAGAATATTTCATCTACAATATGCAAACCTGTTTGGCATACATATGAATTGAGG TACACAAAAAATGATGATACTACAACAATCATATTATCAGCACCCTACACGGTTGGGTGGGTAGGGATTGGATTTTCAAGAGATGGTAAAATGGTAGGTTCAAGTGCAATGGTGGGATGGATTAATAAAAAGGGCCATGCGAAAATCAAGCAGTATTATCTAAGAGGTAACAAATCATCAGAAGTCATTGTAAACAAAGGTGAACTGCCTCTAAATACTGTGCCTGCTGCTGTGGCAACAAATGGAGCAGAAATCTATTTGGCATTTCAGCTTCAAACAACAGTTCCATTCGGGAAGCAACCGATTCTATTGGCTTTTAGTACTAAGCATCCACACGAACACCATCTGTCAAAACACGATGACGAAACATCGATCATATTCGATTTTACTTCATCTTCTTCAG ATTCTAAGGATTCTTCATCCAATGATTTGGTTCAGATGAGAAAGAACCATGGAATAGTTGGTGTAATAGGGTGGGGTTTGATCCTTCCTGTAGGGGCTATTGTTGCTAGATACTTCAAACACAAGGAACCAATTTGGTTCTATCTACATTCAATTTTTCAATTTGTTGGATTTGTATTTGGTCTTGTCACTGTCCTTCTTGGATTACAACTACATTCCAAAATGCATGTTCATATACCGGCTCACAAAGGAATTGGCATTTTTGTCCTTGTGCTTAGCATTCTTCAG GTATTAGCATTTTTCTTGAGACCAAATAGGGATTCCAAGTTTCGCAAAATTTGGAATTTGTACCATGGTTGGTTTGGAAGAATGGCATTATTCTTTGCAGCCTTGAACATAGTTTTGGGAATGCAAGCTGCAGGAGCAGGGAATAATTGGAAAACAAGCTATGGATTCCTTGTTGGAATCATACTTGTCGCAGTTATCGTTCTAGAAGTATTGGCCTATTTGAAAAGATCAGAGAAACGTTCTCTTCCTCCGAATTTCCAAATGGACCCTCTTGAAGAAACCTTTCCAA GGTGA
- the LOC131612928 gene encoding uncharacterized protein LOC131612928 → MDSSSSSSSSLMVSFPFALTIKNLLPSNENSQEFCYLQNGGGLGVAALMENADSFLDTLPSDPTFLSAIFALFVTQSTKVFLNFFEKGQWNFRLMFASQGIPSTRSTLCSAITTSLALSHGVADSFFPVSLGFTLIVMCDSVFAKRHVDHQARVINTVLDHVSGGGTPVPEERLTENAGNTLPQVLTGALLGSTVAVLCFMFLRR, encoded by the exons ATGGATTCCTCatcctcttcttcatcttctctgaTGGTTTCTTTCCCTTTCGCACTAACCATCAAAAACCTGCTACCTTCCAATGAAAACAGTCAAGAATTCTGTTACTTGCAAAACGGTGGAGGCTTAGGAGTGGCGGCTTTAATGGAGAATGCTGATTCTTTTCTTGATACATTGCCTTCTGACCCCACCTTTCTTTCTGCTATCTTTGCCTTGTTTGTCACGCAATCAACCAaagttttcttgaatttctttgagaaGGGGCAATGGAATTTCAGACTCATGTTTGCTTCTCAAGGAATACCTTCTACTCGCTCCACCCTATGCTCTGCTATCACCACTTCTCTTGCTCTCTCGCACGGTGTTGCTGATTCATTCTTTCCTGTTTCTTTGGGATTCACTCTCATTGTCATGTGTGATTCTGTTTTTGCTAAGAGACATGTTGACCACCAAGCTAGG GTGATTAATACGGTTCTTGATCATGTTTCTGGTGGAGGGACTCCAGTTCCTGAAGAGAGGCTAACAGAAAATGCTGGTAACACCCTTCCTCAAGTCTTGACTGGTGCACTGCTTGGTTCTACAGTTGCCGTTTTATGCTTCATGTTTCTGCGCCGTTAG